In Candidatus Binatia bacterium, the sequence ATGATGGTGCGGTTGGGTGAGGCCTGGGTGAATTTTCAGGCCGATGATGATCTGCGGGTCGCGATTCTGACGGGCGCTGGTTCCGAGGCGTTCTGCGTTGGCGGGGATCTCCAGCTGTTGATTCCCCTGTTCACCGGCGCGCGTCAGCCCGAAAGTGAATGGGACCAGAAGTTGATGGGGAACCTCGGATTCACCATGACCTCGTTGCTCAAGGGTTTCGAGCTCTACAAGCCGGTGATTTCAGCGGTCAATGGCACCGCAACCGCGGGTGGCTGCGAGATCTTGCAGGCCACTGACATTCGGATTGCCTCGACGAATGCTCGGCTGGGTCTGGCCGAAGCCAAGCGTGGGCTGGTCCCGGGGGGTGGTTCGTTAGTTCGATTGCCGCGACAGATTCCCTACTGCAAGGCTATGGAGATCCTGCTCCTAGGCGATCTGATCGATGCTCAGGAGGCTTGGCGGATCGGGCTGATCAATGAGGTTGTTGCTCCCGACGAATTAATGCCGCGTGCGCACGAGATTGCAGCCAAGTTGGCAGCGAATGGCCCCTTTGCGCTGCGCAAGATCAAGGAAGCCGTGCTTCGGACCAGCGGCCTGCCTTTGGGTGAAGCTCACGATATCGAGAACCAATTGTCCGGGGAAGTGATGTCCTCGGCCGATGCCCGGGAGGGGCCGAAGGCTTTCGTCGAAAAGCGCACTCCGAATTGGAAGGGTCGCTGAGAAGTCTCAGTCTTGCTGGCCCTCGTCCGGCGCGAACCCAAGGCTCAGAGAGTTGATGCAAAACCGTTGGCCTGTAGGTTGCGGCCCGTCGGGAAATACATGCCCCAGGTGAGATCCGCAGTTGCGGCAGAGCACTTCGGTGCGCACCATGCCGTGGCTGTGGTCTTGTTCTTCCTCGACCATCTCGAGATTGGCTGGCTCGTAGAAGCTGGGCCAACCCGAGCCGGATTCGAACTTGGATTCGGACCGAAAAAGAGCTTCCCCGCACGCGGCGCATAGGTAGGCACCTTTTTCGTGGTGGTCGCAGTAGGTGCCGGTAAAGGCCCGCTCGGTGCCTTTCTGGCGGCATACGGCGTACTGCTCGGGCGTCAGGGTCTCCCGCCATTCCTGCTCGGACTTCTGAATCTTTCGCGTCATGAGTCTTTTCCTCTCTCGTCTACCGAGACTAGGGGACTTTCGGAATTCTTCAACTCCCCGAGTTCGCGGAGAAACGCGGGCCCGTAGTCGGCGAGTTTTTTGGGACCGACGCCGGCAATCTCGGCGAGCGCGACTTCCGACTCCGGGTTTTCGATCGCCATGGATTGAAGGGTGGCGT encodes:
- a CDS encoding enoyl-CoA hydratase-related protein; protein product: MSDLLYEKEAGVVTITMNRPERRNAISPEMMVRLGEAWVNFQADDDLRVAILTGAGSEAFCVGGDLQLLIPLFTGARQPESEWDQKLMGNLGFTMTSLLKGFELYKPVISAVNGTATAGGCEILQATDIRIASTNARLGLAEAKRGLVPGGGSLVRLPRQIPYCKAMEILLLGDLIDAQEAWRIGLINEVVAPDELMPRAHEIAAKLAANGPFALRKIKEAVLRTSGLPLGEAHDIENQLSGEVMSSADAREGPKAFVEKRTPNWKGR
- the msrB gene encoding peptide-methionine (R)-S-oxide reductase MsrB, whose translation is MTRKIQKSEQEWRETLTPEQYAVCRQKGTERAFTGTYCDHHEKGAYLCAACGEALFRSESKFESGSGWPSFYEPANLEMVEEEQDHSHGMVRTEVLCRNCGSHLGHVFPDGPQPTGQRFCINSLSLGFAPDEGQQD